Below is a window of Desulfonatronum thiodismutans DNA.
TTTTCTCCAACCTGCCGCATTGTCTTGTCGGCATGGAAGCATGCGCCAGTTCCACTTACTGGGCACGGGTCATCGAATCCTGTGGTCATACCGCCAAAAGAATCCATCCAAAGTTCGTCAAGCCTTACCTGATGGCCGAGAAAAACGATCCCAACGATGCGGAGGCTATCTGTGAGGCAGTGCAACGTCCAAGAATGCGTTTTGTTCCCAATAAGACCCAGGAACAGGCGGATATCCAAGCTATTCACCGTGTCCGTAGAAGCTTTGTCCAAGCAAGGACCGCGGCGATCAACCAGGTTAGAGGTCTGCTGGCTGAGAACGGCATTATCCTCAAGCAAGGGGCTTGTCATGTCCGCTTTCATCTCCCGTCGATCATTGACGATCATGAAAACGGCCTTTCCGGAACCATGCGGCAGTTGCTGCGTTCCCAGTATGAGAACATTACTTTCCTTGACGCCCGAATAGCCGAGCAAAACAAGGTTCTGAAGGACATCGTCAAGGAGCATGAAGCTTGCCGCCGTCTGATGCAGATTCCTGGAGTAGGGGTTCTTACCGCCTCGATTCTTCTGACTGTGGCCGGGACGGTCCAAGACTTCAAAAACGGAAGGGAATTCGCGGCGTATCTTGGTCTTGTTCCGCGCCAACACTCCACTGGAGGGAAGCGACGTCTTTTGGGCATCAGCAAGCGTGGCGACAGCTACGTCAGGACACTTCTGATCCATGGAGGTCGAGCGGTTCTGCGAGCCATGAAAATGGACCGGGAACCTCTTGGAGATGGGGCGCGTAATGCCTGGCTTGTGAGCCTGATTGACCGGCGAGGCCACAATAGGGCGAGTGTCGCCTTGGCGAACAGGACGGCTCGGATTGCATGGAGCATGCTGGCACACGGCACCGAGTACGCCAAGGCGGCGTGATTGGATGTCTATGGTATGGCTTTGTTGACGTGAGCAACCTGCAACAAGACTGACGGCAAAGGATATTGAGGGATTTCCCCCACCGAGGATGCCAAGAAAAAGAGGATGAGACAAAACGGTCGGACCAGCTTCCGGGGACCCTGCTTTCAACGGTGGCCTTCAAGGTCGAAGCAGCGATGAGGGACGGAAGCGCGGATATACCATCAGGGCGCTGCCAGCTTGGCATGATGCCGGATATACGTTTGCATCCAACCATTTTTGTCTCAGAACCTTGCTCTTGACGTCAGGGCGGGGCCATATACGTTGAAAAACTCCCAATTGCCGCGTCGCTGCAAAAAAGTTCAAACCCTCGCGTTTCAATAAATACGCTTTGACCTTGTTTTTTTGCTCCTTGCACTTGGGTTTTTTGAACGGACTGCCAAAAAAGACTTTCAACACGCAAGTAGATGTCCCTGACTCGGGTGTCCGCGGCCATACGCTGAAGGTGATAGAAAATACAAAGAGGCGCAACCGGGTCGCCTCATATCCCAAGCAGCTTGAAGAGCGGATTGTCCAGTATCTGCGAGGTCCGGTCGCGCAGGGATTTAGCCCGGTGAACCCTGGAATAGAGAAAGCGGGTTTCCCTGCTCGAGGCGTGGGCACCCCCGTTTTTCTCCAGCACCTCCAAAGCCGTATCCAACTCAACTCCAGCGGACTCCACCTTACGCCGAACCATGGCCAGCAACCCCTGGCGCAGGGCTGAACCGATGTTGTCCACGGTGCGGTAGTAGCTCTTGCGGTCCCCCTGCTTCCAGACCCGGACAACGAAGCCCAGGCTCTCCAACTGGCGCGCGGCCGTGCTCACCGCGGC
It encodes the following:
- a CDS encoding IS110 family RNA-guided transposase, producing MTQRDGVDSQGRTVLRKTLKRAQVADFFSNLPHCLVGMEACASSTYWARVIESCGHTAKRIHPKFVKPYLMAEKNDPNDAEAICEAVQRPRMRFVPNKTQEQADIQAIHRVRRSFVQARTAAINQVRGLLAENGIILKQGACHVRFHLPSIIDDHENGLSGTMRQLLRSQYENITFLDARIAEQNKVLKDIVKEHEACRRLMQIPGVGVLTASILLTVAGTVQDFKNGREFAAYLGLVPRQHSTGGKRRLLGISKRGDSYVRTLLIHGGRAVLRAMKMDREPLGDGARNAWLVSLIDRRGHNRASVALANRTARIAWSMLAHGTEYAKAA
- a CDS encoding GbsR/MarR family transcriptional regulator, which gives rise to MKEHNSINEVRAGLIETGGRMSQEFGLGRIVGQVLISLYLTDGEASLDQLEEELGLSKAAVSTAARQLESLGFVVRVWKQGDRKSYYRTVDNIGSALRQGLLAMVRRKVESAGVELDTALEVLEKNGGAHASSRETRFLYSRVHRAKSLRDRTSQILDNPLFKLLGI